Genomic window (Asticcacaulis excentricus CB 48):
CGGTTCACGCCGCATCAGCCCGGCCAGATAGGGCGAGGCCCCCAACACCGGCATCAGGGCCGGACCGGCGCGTTGCAGCAGGTCGGGCCAGCCTTCAGCCTCGGCAACTTCAGCAATCGCCTCATAGGCGTACAGCGCCGCGCCGTCGTTGAGCACCGGCCCGCAGGGATGCAAACGATCCACCAGCGAGGAGAAAAGAATATCCGCCATGCCCCTCTGTTAGGCGAATCGAAGCGCAGACACAAGGGTGGCCTTGGGTTTCGCTCCGTGCAAACGGTTTAGGTTCGCGTGCGCAGCTAGAGAGTGGGGGCGTTAACTGGCCTTTAATCCCATCTCTTTCGGTTCATGAAAACGGGAAGAATATAAAATAAGAAATCAAGGCCAATACAGTCGAGATTTTCAAATTAACGCGTTATAAAGCGTGCCGCGTTATTACCATACAATCTGCCCTTATCGAAAGTACCGCGTCCATGTCCTTTGCCCAGTCTATCCTGATGCCGAAGAAAATCCTCATCGCCGGATGGGTGATGATCATAACGCTTTGGGTCGCCATCGCCGTCGAGCGATTTACGGACGTTGAGACCCTGCCCTTTGTGCGCACGGTCTTCATCTATCTTGTGCTTGATTACATGTGGTCGACCTTCTACCGGCAATGGCGCGGTGGAAAGGCCTGAGGCCTGATCTTAAGGTTTCAAGCCGTCGATAAAGGCTGCAAGGTTAGCGGCGTGTCCACGGCCTTCAAAAACAGGCCACGGCGTGTCCGGCGCGATCCCACGGCCTTCGGGCATCTCGCCCTGCGGGGTGGTATAAAGTTCGCCCGAAAGGGAAAACCCCCACCCTTTGCCTAGCGGCTTTTCGATCTGGTCTGACAGGGCGCCGCGCGTGGTGCGCCCTACAAGCTGTGCCTGAGGCAGTGCCCGCATGGCCAGGGCGAAGATTTCCCCGGCACTGACCGTGATGTCGCTCGTCACCACATAGACCGGGCCAGTAAAGCGCACCCGTGGCGACGGCTGGATCACCACCGAAGTGGTAGTCGTTGTCCGCCCATCCCGCCAGGGGCGTTTCTGATAGGCAAGACGCGGCTGATCGTAAAAGCGTGCAGCAATGGTCCGGCTGACGGAATCGTAGCCACCGCGATTATTGGACACATCGACAACGACAGCTCGCGCCCCCTGAAAAGCCGTCAGAGCTTCGTCCAGAATAGCCTCAAGCGCCTGAGTATCAGACGGATCGGCCTTAACATCAAACGCCCCCATGGTGACTATGTTCAGATAGCCGACGCCATCGCGCACACCCCAGAAGATGCGGTTATTTCCTACATGCTGCCCCTTCCCGCGCAACAGACCGGACAGTATCCCTTCGCGATAGGCGGCCAGCCACATCTTTTGCGCAGCCCCGTCACCCACATCCGTCAGGGTTAGGGCCTCACCCGTAGCCAGATCGCTTTCTACACCGCCGACCACGCCGTGCAGTTCGCTGTGGGGGTCGTTGAGCCTTATGAAGATGCGGCTGAGCGCTCCCCATAGGGCGTCATCTGTGTCGATGACCGGATAGGCCCGCCGAACTTCGGCCACCAGGGCCTCAGGGTCGATGTGCCGCGCCGCGAAACCCGCATAGTGCTGACGCAGAGTTGCAACCGCAAAATCAAACCGTTGGGCGGGCGTCAGCTCTTGATGACACGCCGCGGGTACGCCGGATGCCCCCTCGAACAGGTAGGGGGTCCCGCCAGGTGCCTCAGCAAACACAGCCGCGGCCATGGGAGCTTTGATGGGCGACCACACGGCGAACCCTTCGGCCTGTGCCTCGGCGTCGCGAGCATCGGGCAGGCACAGCCCGCCGGCCTCATGATAGAGGCTGATCCCATCGCGGCGAATCTCGACCAACAGGCCATAGTCGCGCGATCGCCACACGCCGGTCACATCGGCGAAATACCCCGCGGCGTCGCGCGTCGGACGCTCTTGCGCCTCAGCGATGACCGGCACCAAGAACAGACAGAGCAGACCCAAAGCTTTGCGCATATTTCCTATCTCCTACCCCACGGGCGGCAGGATCAGGGCCGTGCGCAGGCCCGGCCCCTGATCGCCATAGATGCCTGGGCCTTCGTCGATACTCAGGCGGCCCTTATGCGCCACGGCCACGGCCTCGACCATAGATAGACCTAACCCCACACCCGGCAGGGAGCGAGAATTCTCCAGACGCACAAAGCGTTGGGTGATGCGCGCGCGGTCGGCCTCGGGGACGCCCTGCCCTGTATCGGTGACGGAAAACTCGATCTCACGCCGTGAATTGTGCCGCAGCCGCAGGGTAATACCGCCGGTCTGGGTGTATTTGATGGCGTTATCGAGTAGGTTGGCCATGGCCTGGGCCAGAAAGTCGCGATTGCCATAGGCTTTCACACCGGGCTCGATCTCGGCGGTGAATTCCAGCCCTTTGTCCTCGGCCAGAATTTCAAACAGCTCCCGCATGTCGTCGGTCAGCGCCGAAGCGTCAAACAGCTTCTGGTCAGGGGCCTGCCCCGCCGCCTGAAGCCGCGAGATGGAAAACACCGTCTGGAAGGTGCGCAGCAATTGATCGGTTTCGGCCAGCGCGCGCTCAATCACCTCCGGGGCTTGCGACGGGTCTTTCTCCACATCGTAAAGCGACACTTCGAGCTTAGAGCGCAGGCGCGACAAAGGCGTTCTCAGATCATGGGCAATGGCGTCGCCGGCGTATTTGAGATTGCCCATGGTCTTTTCCATGCGGTCCAGCGTCTCATTGACGCGTTCGGCCAGAGCGTCAAATTCATCCCCCGAATTGCGCAGCTTGGCCCGCGCCTTAAGGTCGCCCTCCTTGACCAGATCAAAGACCTGCATCAGCCCCTGCACCGAGCGCGACACTTCGTTATTAATGATCATGCCGGCAAACAGCCCCAGAACGATGACCAGCACGCCGCCCCCCCACAGGGCCTTAAAACCCATGTCGAAGCCCTTTTCCGACCAAGAAGTGTCCATGCCGACATAGAGGGATAGGCCCGGCTCCAGCGTCACCACCTGCCCACGATAGGCGTAGGACTTGCGCTTGCCTGCCGGATCAGTCAGGCGATAATTGATCTGAAAAGCGCGCTCATCGCCGCCGACATATCGGGCTTTTTCGCGGATATGGTCAAAGACCTGCGGTGACACTTCGGTCGTAGCGCGGCGGTTTTCGGCAAGGATCTCGCCATCTTCGCGATAGACGATCTTAACGAAAAACCACTCAGTTATGTCTTCTTGGCTCAGCGTTTCAACAACGGCCTCTTCGCCCTTTTCGCGATATACCTCCTCCAGATAGTCGACGCGCGATTTCACCTGCGCGTCGGACACGGCCTTGGTCTCGGCCGACGAGGCAATGTAAATATAGGCAAAGATCAGCACCGCCACAAAGGAATAGACGGTGATGAACATCAGGGTCAGACGGAACGGCGTCTGCCTGAACATGGTGGCTTTCAGCGAAAAGCGCGCGAGGTTGGGAAGAGCGATCACGACCTGTTTTCAGGGCTTGGGTTTTTAGGGCTTTAGCTGATAGCCTTCGCCGCGCACCGTATGCAGCATAGCGCGGTCAAAGCCCTTATCCAGCTTGGCGCGCAGACGCGAAATATGTACGTCGATGACATTGGTCTGCGGGTCGAAATGATAGGCCCAGACCTTTTCAAGCAGCATCGTGCGCGTGACGCTTTGGCCCACATGGCGCATCAG
Coding sequences:
- a CDS encoding S41 family peptidase; translation: MRKALGLLCLFLVPVIAEAQERPTRDAAGYFADVTGVWRSRDYGLLVEIRRDGISLYHEAGGLCLPDARDAEAQAEGFAVWSPIKAPMAAAVFAEAPGGTPYLFEGASGVPAACHQELTPAQRFDFAVATLRQHYAGFAARHIDPEALVAEVRRAYPVIDTDDALWGALSRIFIRLNDPHSELHGVVGGVESDLATGEALTLTDVGDGAAQKMWLAAYREGILSGLLRGKGQHVGNNRIFWGVRDGVGYLNIVTMGAFDVKADPSDTQALEAILDEALTAFQGARAVVVDVSNNRGGYDSVSRTIAARFYDQPRLAYQKRPWRDGRTTTTTSVVIQPSPRVRFTGPVYVVTSDITVSAGEIFALAMRALPQAQLVGRTTRGALSDQIEKPLGKGWGFSLSGELYTTPQGEMPEGRGIAPDTPWPVFEGRGHAANLAAFIDGLKP
- a CDS encoding sensor histidine kinase codes for the protein MIALPNLARFSLKATMFRQTPFRLTLMFITVYSFVAVLIFAYIYIASSAETKAVSDAQVKSRVDYLEEVYREKGEEAVVETLSQEDITEWFFVKIVYREDGEILAENRRATTEVSPQVFDHIREKARYVGGDERAFQINYRLTDPAGKRKSYAYRGQVVTLEPGLSLYVGMDTSWSEKGFDMGFKALWGGGVLVIVLGLFAGMIINNEVSRSVQGLMQVFDLVKEGDLKARAKLRNSGDEFDALAERVNETLDRMEKTMGNLKYAGDAIAHDLRTPLSRLRSKLEVSLYDVEKDPSQAPEVIERALAETDQLLRTFQTVFSISRLQAAGQAPDQKLFDASALTDDMRELFEILAEDKGLEFTAEIEPGVKAYGNRDFLAQAMANLLDNAIKYTQTGGITLRLRHNSRREIEFSVTDTGQGVPEADRARITQRFVRLENSRSLPGVGLGLSMVEAVAVAHKGRLSIDEGPGIYGDQGPGLRTALILPPVG